A region of Verrucomicrobiia bacterium DNA encodes the following proteins:
- a CDS encoding type II toxin-antitoxin system RelB/DinJ family antitoxin has product MSAIAKSRIDPELKRQAEAVLEEIGLKPRAALELFYKQIIKRRAIPFPVQADSPEDEVLSPVARRNALADEF; this is encoded by the coding sequence ATGAGCGCAATTGCCAAAAGCCGTATTGACCCCGAACTCAAACGCCAAGCTGAAGCCGTCTTGGAAGAGATCGGACTGAAACCACGGGCCGCATTGGAACTTTTTTACAAACAGATCATTAAGCGCCGGGCAATCCCGTTCCCTGTCCAGGCAGACAGCCCGGAAGATGAGGTTTTGAGCCCTGTCGCCCGTCGCAATGCGCTGGCTGACGAGTTTTAA
- a CDS encoding type II toxin-antitoxin system PemK/MazF family toxin: MTTVPQPGEVWFIDLGLVGKPRYALVLAAQSDARLALASVVLITKQFEDTPYEVTLPRVRWLREQSYINAQSIQPVKFTEFVRKAPGRFDARVIGEVEAALKRWLKL; this comes from the coding sequence ATGACGACTGTTCCCCAACCGGGCGAAGTTTGGTTCATTGACTTGGGCCTGGTTGGTAAACCGCGTTATGCGCTCGTGTTGGCGGCTCAAAGTGATGCCCGGCTTGCGCTGGCCAGCGTGGTTTTGATCACCAAACAATTCGAGGACACACCGTACGAGGTCACGTTGCCCCGCGTGCGTTGGTTGCGCGAGCAAAGCTACATCAACGCCCAAAGCATCCAGCCGGTGAAGTTCACCGAATTCGTCCGCAAAGCTCCCGGAAGGTTTGACGCTCGCGTCATTGGCGAAGTGGAAGCCGCGCTCAAACGCTGGTTGAAACTGTAA